One Lentisphaera araneosa HTCC2155 DNA window includes the following coding sequences:
- a CDS encoding c-type cytochrome — MNKTILSLLGLTLSVGLSADVKRGQQVFNQFCANCHGDKGQGLVGPNLTDKEILHGSSKEEIVKVIKNGVLEKAMPAWGTILNDSQISDVSDYVKSIIGKNLKNGFVAVKTTVSSFPTGTLEKPYLIRTYMPALDLDKSIFVNHGKGGNVNKYSPGSGKEDPKKVQKPINGLPSTITVNFGQELSYTFDTLECRLLYTWSGQFLDMTKYWGKGTGGGRRGFGYIPDIMGDVHFKTSGAHPFKGKVQFKGYRKEKGIPVFLYQAGGLSISLKITLGPKKGEAICEYRTNSKEPLKIKLPPGIQSSSGQSGSLILNAQQAQNFKLIVKGAK, encoded by the coding sequence ATGAACAAAACAATTCTAAGTTTATTGGGCCTGACCCTTTCTGTCGGCCTCTCTGCCGATGTAAAACGCGGTCAGCAAGTATTCAATCAATTTTGCGCCAATTGCCATGGCGATAAAGGTCAGGGGCTAGTTGGTCCTAACCTCACTGACAAGGAAATCCTGCACGGTAGCAGTAAAGAAGAGATAGTGAAAGTCATTAAAAATGGCGTCTTAGAAAAAGCTATGCCCGCATGGGGAACTATCCTCAACGATTCACAAATCTCGGATGTCAGCGATTATGTTAAATCCATCATCGGCAAGAATCTCAAAAATGGCTTCGTCGCAGTAAAAACAACAGTGAGTTCCTTCCCAACAGGAACTCTAGAAAAACCTTACCTCATTCGTACTTACATGCCTGCATTGGATCTTGATAAAAGTATTTTCGTCAACCACGGCAAAGGAGGCAACGTCAACAAATACAGTCCCGGCTCCGGCAAAGAGGACCCCAAGAAAGTTCAAAAGCCCATCAATGGCTTGCCTTCGACAATCACCGTTAATTTTGGCCAAGAACTTTCCTATACTTTCGACACCCTAGAATGTCGCCTGCTCTACACCTGGTCAGGGCAATTCCTCGACATGACCAAATACTGGGGCAAAGGAACCGGCGGCGGCCGCAGAGGTTTTGGCTACATCCCCGATATTATGGGTGATGTTCATTTCAAAACTTCCGGAGCTCACCCATTCAAAGGCAAGGTACAATTTAAAGGCTACCGCAAAGAAAAGGGAATTCCCGTATTTCTCTATCAGGCTGGAGGTCTTTCTATCAGTCTTAAAATCACTCTCGGGCCTAAAAAGGGCGAAGCCATTTGCGAATACCGCACAAATTCAAAGGAACCTCTCAAGATCAAGCTCCCTCCCGGAATTCAAAGCTCATCCGGTCAGAGCGGAAGCTTAATCCTAAATGCCCAACAAGCTCAAAACTTTAAACTCATCGTCAAAGGAGCAAAATAA